Genomic segment of Coffea arabica cultivar ET-39 chromosome 1e, Coffea Arabica ET-39 HiFi, whole genome shotgun sequence:
TTCTTATGGAACCCGAGGGACTGAATTGGTGCAAAATCCAACTAGTAGGTACTAAAAGTTATTAGACATTTAAAGAATTGTCTTTTGGTTTGAGGATTTTCATTCTGAATATAACTTTCATTTATATCATCTTCCATCAGGTGTAATTGATTGATCTGCATTGTACTTATTAGTTGAATGTTGTGATTCTCTATACTACATCAATTTTGAGATTAAAATGACCAACTACTTGTTGGAGCATACACTGCTAAATCTGATGGCAGCGGGTGTACCTGTTAACATTGTAGGGAGTTATGAGAACTCTCAGGAGCCTTAGAAGCTTCTCCAGAACGAGCAATAGTGACGAGGTTTCCTATGGACCTGTGTTTCAAACATCCAACAATACAGTTTCTTATTAGCTTGCTCAGCAACACTGGGCATGTCCGTCTTTGAAATTTACACCGCGCGTAGGCGCGGTGAGCACCTCCTAATTTTCTACTAAGTTGTAACATATTTTGGTAAGACGTAGGAGCGGCCAGAGGACTTGCTTTCTTGCATGCAACTGAAAAGCAAGTCATCTACCGGGATTTTAAGGCCTCTAATTATCTTGCTGGATTCGGTAATTATCCACCTTAATTAATTAGCTACTAATTTTTAACATCTTCTTATTCTTCTTCAGCAACTAGGAATAATTAATTGCAGGCAGCTAGCTAGTTGGCTGGTGTGGCTTAATTTACagtcaagaaataaaaaaagaaaaagaaaaccattttctttttttttttgttaacttCTTTATTGCAGCATATAATACGTAATTAGGTTTTGGGTTTTGGACTGGCATAAGTGTATACAGGACTTCAACGCAAAGCTGTCTGATTTTGGACCGGCCAAATTAGGCCCTGTGAACGACTATTCCCATGTCACCACCCGGGTGTTGGGTACTTACGGTTATGTAGCTCTTGAGTACATGGCCACTCAACCACCAGCCTTTGGACTGATGGTCACCATCAAGCCTTTAAGGCTTGGTGAGGTGGAAAACAAGGTTTGACATTAAAAAATGTGGATTTGCTTCAAAAAATTCAGGTGGGTGTGTAGTACACCCGTTTGGTTcggtggtggttcagtcccctccGAATTATCTTTGGACCTCCTTAGGTCCACCCCCtccccttagtgtaggatagattAGAATTAAGATATATTACAATTGTTgtctccggaaaaaaaaaaaaaaaagagtacatGGCCACTGGTAAGTAGTAGTAGAGACTACAGAGATtataaatcctttttttttccttttttttagggATGGAGTTTGGGGTAGGCTGAAAACGAGCGGTTCGAGTCAAAACtcgactatatatatatatatatatatatatatttatttatttattattttaatagtaaaattacatatatatatttctaatattttattatttattaagaaaaaataattatttgttgtttttgttacATTAATTTTTAGAAACTTGAGCTAACGAGCTGCTCACGAATCAGAAATTCGATTCGAGCTATGTTACAAGCTGACAATTCGAGCTGCTCGTGAATCAGAAATTAAACTACAACTCGTGAACCTTGTCGACTCAAGTTCGAGTCTGGCTTTCCATgatcgagtcaagctcgagctcaATATGATTTTGGCCGGTTCTTAATTATATTGGTTGGTAAATTGAGTAGTTTAGAGTAAACATTTTTACTGGTAGTTAATTGATATTGTATGCTCTCCTTTTCctatacacttttttttttgataaaaaaatagaataattttattaatcatgAGATCGAATCTGCAACAAGTGCAGAACAAATAAAAGATGGAGGAGAGTTTCTCCGTATACAAGAATCTGAAAGATTAACAGCATACTTAGCAAGGTTATGAGCAGGAACATTAAACGACCTAAAAATCCATGAAACTTCCCGGCACATAAAATCTTGACATACCTTTTCCTATACACTGATGAGTGTTTAAGTTTCAAATCTTAGATGATTTATACTTATATGCCGGATGGTAGATTAATTAGTTTCGATTGAAGATTTTATTGAAATCCTTGAGTCTTGTGCTGTTGGATCTTGTGACATGAAATTGTACTCTTACAACTAAAAACTATCTTTAGTTTTTCCAACATGCTATTGATTATGGTAATTTATAGTAAGTAGTAATTTGTAGAAATAGATCATGTAAGTGTCACTAGATACCTCTCAGTTGGTTTACTAATTCATAAGGACTCGATGAACAGTAGCTTTGCAATATAATACATCGAATACAGttgtcaaatttcattcaaGACATGAAAGTCATTATAACATGCAACTGCTTAAACCGTATCACCTTACAAAATAAACATCATGAAAATtcctaaaaaaatttaaaaataaaatagtggCAAACAAAATGTAATACTTACCAAATTATGTACTAAAACAAGTCATTGATTCGTTCGACGTTGATACCTACGACCCAAATTACGACTCTGTCGAATAAAACTTTTTTCAATGAGTATCAATCGAAGAACCCATCATCCATCGATAGCGCTTTTAACTGACTAACAAACACATCTTGCTCCGTCACACTAAATCTGAAAATTAATTGCACCTAAATAACAAATTTACATACTACTTTTCTTACAAATAAATTTCAACTACTACAATGAAATGATTGTAATACACGATACAATCCACTTTTATagaacaaaaatcaagcttTCGTCCAAGCCAATATACACATTCTTCGTAGCTATCACAAATGTTCTGAAGACTATAATCGGTGCCGGCCACACCAAAGAAACTTAGCACTCATGCACACAACGTAATGAAATAGTTATGCCATCTGGTCAAACATTTGCTTCATATTTTAGTCCGCCTTCCGTGCAATACCATATTCACTCCATCTAACAAATACAAGGTTTGATCATAATTCTCACATACACCAGGCATGGCCCCCCAAAATCCACAAATTCTTCCAGCTAAGACAACAAAACCAAACTATTACTATATCTGGGCAGGGCCACGCTTAGCACTAGTCAAAGGAtaattcaaaaaagaaaggaatcggatggaaaatggaactggaagaaagaagggggCAACCAGGGAAGATCAGAGTGCGGGGATAGATTGCAGAGAGAGTAGGTGGAGATTATTTAGGTGGGGATGGTGATTTACCAAATAAAGTGGTAGTCAGTTACCCTCTATATGCAATGGATGGCCTAGATGTGTCCGACTGTAACGTTACAATTTTCCTTTCCAGACCCTTGTATAtgtaattaaattatatatattttaataaatttattaaatattcTAATATTCTATGGTCATTGGATCGAATACGGTAAGATTTCAtgattgctttctttttttcaaactaaTTCTAGTTGTCATTGTAATTAATACAAAGTTTTtcagaaaaaggagaaaaaataaaggcaaataaataaaagattgGACATAGATACAATtagaattttaaaaataaatagaagCAGTCGATAATAGTTATTTTTTTGAGTTCATAATATTACATTCAATTtcttaaatattaattttattatttgaaaataaaaattggatggtgtttatatatataatttttttaaatctatatatttttaatatatttttattttagtgtaTTTAGAAAAATACAACGAATATCCATTGGATATCCGGATCTAGAATGGTCTGGCTTTGGACATTTGGATCTGGGTATGGGTCTAAGTAAATTTAATGGGTGAATTTGGATCAGAGGAATTCAACCTAAACTCTATTCATTGACATGCCTAATTAAGAGATTTCAAACCATGTTAACCACACACTTTTCTTACCATTTATTACTATTAATGCTTGAGAACATGCTTAGGTACACATTGTAACTTTCAAAGTTGTAAATTCCTTCAAGTGGTAGCTCTagggaaaaactttttttttttttttttgggttgtgcATGGTTTGAAGAATGAAAATTTCCCTCCGACAGCTCGGATAGCCCttagtttctagtttctacTCTATTTATGAAAAAGCACTTTGGTCAAAAATTccttcttcaattaatgctgaaGTATAGGTGCTACTTGGTACCTCAACAGAAATAGATGATACGGAATTGAGACTTAGAGCCCATTTCGACTACCAGTTTAAGATTTAGATTTGAAACCTTTTCTCCCTGTTTTTGTTGGCAATCTTATCCatgagaagaaatggtgaagcaTGCAATTTCAAGACAATTGATGTtgataataatatattttgcAAACACTTCTTGCAATCAAGCAAAGGTGATGAACTGATTTCTTGTTTAAAATAGGGTCACTAACATCTCAGTCCATTATTATTAattcaagaaaaaggaagatgATGAATGGATTTGCAGGACATCAACCTTTAAGCAGTGTAGCTTTCAAGGAAAAAATTGCCTGGTGATTAAGTGGCAAAGAAATTTAAGATGTCCGGTAGTCAATGAAACCATAGCATGATAGCATTTGCTGAGGGAAGGATCAGGTAGAGCAGAATTTTGACCATTGTAGAATGCAGATCACAAAGATGCTCAAACATTGATAGTGAGGTGTCTCTGTCATATTTAATTTTGGTGGATATATCATCCTTGGCAGATTTAAAGGGATTGATCAAATCCAATATGTGTGGTGTAAGGTGATGAGGGTGTGGATTGTGGAGCAACAACAATTAATCTGTCCTAGAACACAAACAAATTGGAAGGTGGCTCCTACAATTCATTTATCAGATGCTACAACCTGTGATCAATCGACCTGTGGAGTCGTCTATTATTCCTTAAAAGGATGCTTAACTAGAGATCCTTTAGCTAGTTGAATAGATCATGGAATGAATTATGATCAGCCATTTAGTAGCAATGCATGGCAACCAATGCGTGCTGTTCCTGTGACCAAGACTGTTTCTTCAGCACATAAAACTGAAAGGAAAAATGATGCACAGAACTATAAGAAATGACCAAAGACACTGTGTCTTTAGGGCTATGCTCAAACTCACTTGTATGAATATCTCAGCATGAAACACTTCTCTAAATGCTAAAGCTGAACATGGAAAGCCTAATAGCTTTGACATCCATTCAGCGGCCTCATTTAGGGCAAATCAACGTGTAAAATGCCGGTATGGTAATTCAGGAGAAGGAATCCATCTAAAACATTGAGAGATACCGTATATTTCCTTGTGAGTTAAGCGTGTATTCAACCAAAAGCAGTCATCGcgtgtgataaaatacactaCATATTCTAGTGTTGACATATAACTGATACGCATAGTTCACGGAATTAAATTACAAATTTGGACTCTATCATGGAAATTCCAAGGCTACAAAGCATTGGTAAAGTTACCTTCTGGGGTTCATTAGCAAAATTTCGAACTCACATAGAAGGATAAACTCTAGCTAAAAAACATGGAGGTTAGAACCACATACAGTTAGGATTGCCTTCCTATTAAGCTCGAGGTAGCTTTCTCTAGAATTCTTCTCCCTCTACTGCAGTTTCACCATGATCCATGTTGTCATGCTTAAACACAAAACCTGATGGGGGTCCGTCAACTGAAAGCGTGCCTTCCAGTACCTTAACTACTTCGCCTATGGAAGGTCTCAAATATGGCTGAATTTGCATACACCACATTGCAATTTTCACCACTCTTTCCACTGCTTTGAGATCATCAATGTCACCAAAATTTTGTTCTTGAGACAACTCATCAAGCACTTGCTGCAAATTCTTCCCATTCACAACCCTTTTGCAGGTAACAATCTGCAACAATAGTTGTCCAAGCATGTATATGTCCTTCTCTGATGGCGTTTCCGAAGAAGATGCTGCTTCCTTGAAGAGTAAAGTCCTTAATCCAAAATCTGTCAACTTAGGGACAAGATTTTCATCAAGACAGACGTTCTCTAGCTTCAGGTTCCCATGAGTGATGCATTGTTGACACTCCGTGTGGAGGTAAGCAATAGCACGTGCAATTCCAACAGCAATATTCAGTCTTTGTTCCCAAATCCTTCTGTTTTCATCCTCCTCAGAGCTGAACAACCATTGATCCAGTGATCCATTGGTAACATATTCGTACAGAAGCAGTTTATGTTTTGGTTCAAAGCAGAAACCTTTTATGGCTACTAAGTTTCGATGGTGTGTCCCACCCAAGGTAGAAACTGCAACTCGAAATTCCTTCTCAGGAACAGCAACATCATTCAACATTTTAGCAACTATGACTGTTTTGTTCAGAAGGGTACCTTTGAAATGAGAAGGACCAAGTGGAGTTGCAAAGTTGTCAGTCAGTTCCCTTATCTCTTCAAAATTAAGTCTGACGAGAGCACTGTAATGTGGGTTCATTTGAGCATCCTTTCCAAACGGAATACGTGTTTGAGCTTTAAGTTGTCCTCTCCGGCGCAAAAGCCAAAACGCAAACATCTCCGTGCCAACAACAATTGAGACTGTTATAAAAACGATCAGTGCTATTGCCCCAATGAACACCCTGATGTTTCCTCTACCAGCTTTGTTTCTGCCAATTGGCGAATAAACTAATCCTTCATCATCATGGGGGTTCACACCTTGAGCCGCAACTGCTTGTGGAACAGAACAAACCTTCAAAAATGAAGTTGAAGGAGCAGAAGGAGAGCTATAACCACTAATAAAGCTTGTTCTTTTGACAGTGCAGCGTCCTGAACCATCATTCATCGATGTAGCTGCAATGCAGGTGGAATCATTTGAGCAGTAGCTCTTGCAATCATTCTGGCTCAAAAACAGGTTAACATCATTTGTTGGATAAAGGCCATAAAGAACTGTTTGTTTTATAACAACCATGCTGGGATGCATTCTACAGTTCCCCAAATCCACCATTTTTTGGCACCCTGAACCACTTGAATCAACTACAGCAGAAGTGGTTCCACCTTCAGAGGATCCAGAATACAGGCAACCACAAACAGGGCCAGAAGAATTATATTTACAGACACTATACAAACCGCAAGAACCAAACACACTGCACTGATCCCCCACTGCTTGCCATCCTACTTTCCACTCGTTCACATTGTCCCAGGAGTAAATTCTCAAGTTGCCATCTTGGTCGATAGTAAGGTGTCTCAAAGTAACTGAAAGGTCTCCAAAATCCTTACTTGATACAGACCAGAAAACTTTGTCATTGTTATCAGACAGCCCCAAAACTCCATTAGCACCAAATCTTGCTTCCTTTACAATCACAGAGGAGCTTAACTGGCTCCTCCAGTAGGTCACATTATGCTCCCAAACTAGTGCTAGCTCACCAAATTTGCTAATTACCAAACTATAGTAACTTAatgttgatttttttgaaaGGGCTCTAAGATTTTGAGGATAACAGAGAGACTGACCAGGAAGTAAAGTATTTGTTGGACTACCAAAACTTTCCCACAACACCTTATCTTTACTATCCAAAAGAACCAAATTTCCATTGTTCAAAAGACTAGCTTTTGCAACACCCAAAGTGGAGGTATTACTACTCCATACAGGATTTCCATTAGGGTATTGAACTAAAACTAGTCTGCCATCCATGTCAAGCCTAATGCTGGAGTTTCTAGAAACTTTAATGCCCCCACCAACAGTCCAAACAGGCAAATTTACAGTTATATTTCCTAAGTTATACCTAATGCCAACTGCGTAGCTATCAAGATCATCATCGCCATCCTTTTCCAAGAATCCAAATGCAAAAACCCTATTTTCAGACACCCAGTTCTTGCTCTGGTCCATCCCATTAATCTCAAAACCAAGAGGGACGGAAACCATGGTAAAATCATCACAAAGCACATTTAAAGCAGAACACAAGTACAGCACTACTACTACAACTGAAACAGTACTAAACCATCCATAAAAACAGTTTAAATTGCTCTTACCTGAAAAATGTTTGATTGCCACAGCAGAAAGAAACATTTCAACTGCAAGAAAAAGCTGAAAATTCAGGGTACAGGAGCTTGTTTCAACAGAGCAAAGTAACACTAGAAATAAACGGATGAGGTATGTTTGAAACAACTTCTGAGGTGGATATGAAGGATAAAAAGTGTCTCAAGTGCGTTGGCCTTTTCTCCGTAAAAGAGAGAGCAACTGAAATGAATCTTTGTTGGAGCAAGAATTGtaacaaacaaagaaacaaagatTCAACTGTGACCAGTTAGCATCTTTTCAGGTAACAAGATTCTGATTGCCTTATTCTCAATATCCCACTACCTAAAAGTACAGCACTCGCCGCTTTTTGGAAGCACTATTCTAGTATCTTATGCTCAAAAGTAGAGAACTTTTGCTCTCACTTTTGTAACTCGAGGCGTCTGTCTTTTTTGGATTAGGCCGATTCAAACATTTTCTTGGATTACTAATTACTGACTGTTTTATTCTctgcttttcttttcccttttccctcCCTCTCATTTTGGTAATGTTTATGCCTTTCCTTATTCTTGGGGTCAAGATGTGCAATGATGGAATGTTGCATGTCAACAGGAGTAAATGTTTGGACCCACGGTTTTAACTCGTCAAAACTTTCATAAATAGAATCAGCAAATGCTCCAGCCAAGCACAACCTGGCCCCAAAAAAAGAATGTAGGAAATTCAAGAACAGAAGGGAAATTGATAGTAATACATAGTTTCAGAGCTGGAAAATTGATTGGTAGCACTCCTACATTTCGGTATATCTCTTTAGAATTTAAGGCTGATGTCAAAATTAAGGAGCAAAAGAGAAATACACTACTGCATGAACTGAGCTTATGCCCTTGGGTTTGACAAGCAAAAACAAC
This window contains:
- the LOC113687947 gene encoding G-type lectin S-receptor-like serine/threonine-protein kinase SD3-1; its protein translation is MFLSAVAIKHFSGKSNLNCFYGWFSTVSVVVVVLYLCSALNVLCDDFTMVSVPLGFEINGMDQSKNWVSENRVFAFGFLEKDGDDDLDSYAVGIRYNLGNITVNLPVWTVGGGIKVSRNSSIRLDMDGRLVLVQYPNGNPVWSSNTSTLGVAKASLLNNGNLVLLDSKDKVLWESFGSPTNTLLPGQSLCYPQNLRALSKKSTLSYYSLVISKFGELALVWEHNVTYWRSQLSSSVIVKEARFGANGVLGLSDNNDKVFWSVSSKDFGDLSVTLRHLTIDQDGNLRIYSWDNVNEWKVGWQAVGDQCSVFGSCGLYSVCKYNSSGPVCGCLYSGSSEGGTTSAVVDSSGSGCQKMVDLGNCRMHPSMVVIKQTVLYGLYPTNDVNLFLSQNDCKSYCSNDSTCIAATSMNDGSGRCTVKRTSFISGYSSPSAPSTSFLKVCSVPQAVAAQGVNPHDDEGLVYSPIGRNKAGRGNIRVFIGAIALIVFITVSIVVGTEMFAFWLLRRRGQLKAQTRIPFGKDAQMNPHYSALVRLNFEEIRELTDNFATPLGPSHFKGTLLNKTVIVAKMLNDVAVPEKEFRVAVSTLGGTHHRNLVAIKGFCFEPKHKLLLYEYVTNGSLDQWLFSSEEDENRRIWEQRLNIAVGIARAIAYLHTECQQCITHGNLKLENVCLDENLVPKLTDFGLRTLLFKEAASSSETPSEKDIYMLGQLLLQIVTCKRVVNGKNLQQVLDELSQEQNFGDIDDLKAVERVVKIAMWCMQIQPYLRPSIGEVVKVLEGTLSVDGPPSGFVFKHDNMDHGETAVEGEEF